One stretch of Mus pahari chromosome 5, PAHARI_EIJ_v1.1, whole genome shotgun sequence DNA includes these proteins:
- the Gin1 gene encoding gypsy retrotransposon integrase-like protein 1 isoform X1 translates to MCGFVMVRSGKNGDLHLKQIAYYKRTGEYHPTTLSSERSGIRRAAKKFVFKEKKLFYVGKDRKQNRLVVVSEEEKKKVLRECHENGPGVHHGISRTLTLVESGYYWTSVTNDVKQWVYACQHCQVAKNTVIVAPQQHLPMVGNPWSVVTVDLMGPFHTSNRSHVYAIIMTDLFTKWVMILPLCDVSASEISKAIINIFFLYGPPQKIIMDQRDEFIEQINVELYRLFGAKEIVISHASGSVNLAESTPGTIKTFLSKHCAEHPSTWDEHLPALSFAFNVTRSEPTKNTPYFQMFNRNPCMLECPPEEDGEGTSVFARIIAAVRQADGVVENKTPAAGQMESNNSDELSKSKVVKKKAKQLNPFHLKVGHEVLRQRKNWWKDGRFQSEWVGPCVIDYITESGCAVLRDNTGTRLKRPIKMSHLRPYVRESSEQDSLYLLQGSIVADHDYIGLPEIPAGTYQANILVEDATIGIADNELLISSKDHELLEYRNSKISALVEDHSSLEKQTFSLLDSSNQVLEYLS, encoded by the exons ATGTGTGG GTTCGTGATGGTCCGTAGTGGGAAAAATGGTGACCTTCATCTTAAACAGATCGCATACTATAAGCGCACAGGGGAGTATCACCCAACTACACTGTCGAGTGAGAGAAGCGGCATAAGACGAGCAGCTAAGAAATTTGTCTTCAAAG aaaaaaagttgttttatgttggaaaagacagaaaacaaaatcgTCTGGTAGTTGTTtcggaagaggagaagaagaaagtgcTGAGAGAGTGCCATGAGAATGGCCCTGGTGTCCATCATGGCATTTCCAGAACCCTTACTCTAGTGGAGTCCGGCTACTACTGGACGTCCGTGACCAATGACGTCAAGCAGTGG GTATATGCTTGTCAGCATTGCCAAGTAGCAAAAAATACAGTTATCGTAGCACCTCAGCAGCACCTTCCCATGGTGGGAAACCCGTGGAGTGTAGTTACTGTTGATCTGATGGGACCTTTTCATACAAGCAACAGAAGTCATGTGTATGCTATAATCATGACAGATTTGTTCACAAAATGGGTTATGATTTTGCCTTTATGTGATGTTTCAGCATCAGAAATTTCTAAAGCTATTATCAATATATTTTTCCTATACGGACCTCCTCAGAAAATAATAATGGACCAAAGAGATGAATTCATTGAACAG aTCAATGTAGAACTATATAGATTATTTGGTGCGAAAGAGATTGTAATTTCTCATGCTTCTGGAAGTGTTAATCTGGCTGAAAGTACACCTGGCACCATCAAAACATTCCTCTCGAAGCACTGCGCCGAGCACCCCAGCACCTGGGACGAGCACCTGCCAGCTCTCTCCTTTGCCTTCAATGTGACTCGCTCG gAGCCTACTAAAAACACACCATATTTCCAAATGTTCAATCGGAATCCTTGCATGTTGGAGTGTCCTCCTGAAGAGGACGGTGAAGGTACAAGTGTGTTTGCCAGAATCATAGCTGCGGTTAGACAGGCTGATGGAGTGGTGGAGAACAAGACACCAGCAGCGGGCCAG ATGGAGAGCAACAATTCGGATGAACTAAGTAAAAGCAAAGTTGTTAAAAAGAAAGCGAAGCAGTTAAATCCCTTTCATTTGAAAGTGGGTCATGAGGTTTTACGACAGAGGAAGAACTGGTGGAAGGACGGCCGCTTCCAGTCTGAGTGGGTCGGGCCTTGTGTCATCGACTACATTACAGAAAGTGGATGTGCTGTCCTCAGAGATAACACGGGAACCAGACTCAAACGACCTATCAAAATGTCCCACCTTAGGCCCTATGTGAGAGAGTCCAGTGAGCAGG acAGTCTTTATCTCTTGCAAGGTTCGATAGTGGCAGATCACGACTACATTGGGttacctgaaatcccagctgGAACATACCAGGCAAATATTCTGGTAGAAGATGCAACTATTGGGATAGCTGATAATGAATTATTGATATCAAGCAAGGATCATGAACTCTTAGAATATAGAAATTCCAAAATCTCTGCATTGGTAGAAGACCACAGCTCTCTTGAGAAACAGACTTTTAGTCTACTGGATTCTTCAAATCAAGTTCTCGAGTACTTAAGTTAG
- the Gin1 gene encoding gypsy retrotransposon integrase-like protein 1 isoform X3, which produces MCGFVMVRSGKNGDLHLKQIAYYKRTGEYHPTTLSSERSGIRRAAKKFVFKEKKLFYVGKDRKQNRLVVVSEEEKKKVLRECHENGPGVHHGISRTLTLVESGYYWTSVTNDVKQWKIIMDQRDEFIEQINVELYRLFGAKEIVISHASGSVNLAESTPGTIKTFLSKHCAEHPSTWDEHLPALSFAFNVTRSEPTKNTPYFQMFNRNPCMLECPPEEDGEGTSVFARIIAAVRQADGVVENKTPAAGQMESNNSDELSKSKVVKKKAKQLNPFHLKVGHEVLRQRKNWWKDGRFQSEWVGPCVIDYITESGCAVLRDNTGTRLKRPIKMSHLRPYVRESSEQDSLYLLQGSIVADHDYIGLPEIPAGTYQANILVEDATIGIADNELLISSKDHELLEYRNSKISALVEDHSSLEKQTFSLLDSSNQVLEYLS; this is translated from the exons ATGTGTGG GTTCGTGATGGTCCGTAGTGGGAAAAATGGTGACCTTCATCTTAAACAGATCGCATACTATAAGCGCACAGGGGAGTATCACCCAACTACACTGTCGAGTGAGAGAAGCGGCATAAGACGAGCAGCTAAGAAATTTGTCTTCAAAG aaaaaaagttgttttatgttggaaaagacagaaaacaaaatcgTCTGGTAGTTGTTtcggaagaggagaagaagaaagtgcTGAGAGAGTGCCATGAGAATGGCCCTGGTGTCCATCATGGCATTTCCAGAACCCTTACTCTAGTGGAGTCCGGCTACTACTGGACGTCCGTGACCAATGACGTCAAGCAGTGG AAAATAATAATGGACCAAAGAGATGAATTCATTGAACAG aTCAATGTAGAACTATATAGATTATTTGGTGCGAAAGAGATTGTAATTTCTCATGCTTCTGGAAGTGTTAATCTGGCTGAAAGTACACCTGGCACCATCAAAACATTCCTCTCGAAGCACTGCGCCGAGCACCCCAGCACCTGGGACGAGCACCTGCCAGCTCTCTCCTTTGCCTTCAATGTGACTCGCTCG gAGCCTACTAAAAACACACCATATTTCCAAATGTTCAATCGGAATCCTTGCATGTTGGAGTGTCCTCCTGAAGAGGACGGTGAAGGTACAAGTGTGTTTGCCAGAATCATAGCTGCGGTTAGACAGGCTGATGGAGTGGTGGAGAACAAGACACCAGCAGCGGGCCAG ATGGAGAGCAACAATTCGGATGAACTAAGTAAAAGCAAAGTTGTTAAAAAGAAAGCGAAGCAGTTAAATCCCTTTCATTTGAAAGTGGGTCATGAGGTTTTACGACAGAGGAAGAACTGGTGGAAGGACGGCCGCTTCCAGTCTGAGTGGGTCGGGCCTTGTGTCATCGACTACATTACAGAAAGTGGATGTGCTGTCCTCAGAGATAACACGGGAACCAGACTCAAACGACCTATCAAAATGTCCCACCTTAGGCCCTATGTGAGAGAGTCCAGTGAGCAGG acAGTCTTTATCTCTTGCAAGGTTCGATAGTGGCAGATCACGACTACATTGGGttacctgaaatcccagctgGAACATACCAGGCAAATATTCTGGTAGAAGATGCAACTATTGGGATAGCTGATAATGAATTATTGATATCAAGCAAGGATCATGAACTCTTAGAATATAGAAATTCCAAAATCTCTGCATTGGTAGAAGACCACAGCTCTCTTGAGAAACAGACTTTTAGTCTACTGGATTCTTCAAATCAAGTTCTCGAGTACTTAAGTTAG
- the Gin1 gene encoding gypsy retrotransposon integrase-like protein 1 isoform X4, with protein MVRSGKNGDLHLKQIAYYKRTGEYHPTTLSSERSGIRRAAKKFVFKEKKLFYVGKDRKQNRLVVVSEEEKKKVLRECHENGPGVHHGISRTLTLVESGYYWTSVTNDVKQWKIIMDQRDEFIEQINVELYRLFGAKEIVISHASGSVNLAESTPGTIKTFLSKHCAEHPSTWDEHLPALSFAFNVTRSEPTKNTPYFQMFNRNPCMLECPPEEDGEGTSVFARIIAAVRQADGVVENKTPAAGQMESNNSDELSKSKVVKKKAKQLNPFHLKVGHEVLRQRKNWWKDGRFQSEWVGPCVIDYITESGCAVLRDNTGTRLKRPIKMSHLRPYVRESSEQDSLYLLQGSIVADHDYIGLPEIPAGTYQANILVEDATIGIADNELLISSKDHELLEYRNSKISALVEDHSSLEKQTFSLLDSSNQVLEYLS; from the exons ATGGTCCGTAGTGGGAAAAATGGTGACCTTCATCTTAAACAGATCGCATACTATAAGCGCACAGGGGAGTATCACCCAACTACACTGTCGAGTGAGAGAAGCGGCATAAGACGAGCAGCTAAGAAATTTGTCTTCAAAG aaaaaaagttgttttatgttggaaaagacagaaaacaaaatcgTCTGGTAGTTGTTtcggaagaggagaagaagaaagtgcTGAGAGAGTGCCATGAGAATGGCCCTGGTGTCCATCATGGCATTTCCAGAACCCTTACTCTAGTGGAGTCCGGCTACTACTGGACGTCCGTGACCAATGACGTCAAGCAGTGG AAAATAATAATGGACCAAAGAGATGAATTCATTGAACAG aTCAATGTAGAACTATATAGATTATTTGGTGCGAAAGAGATTGTAATTTCTCATGCTTCTGGAAGTGTTAATCTGGCTGAAAGTACACCTGGCACCATCAAAACATTCCTCTCGAAGCACTGCGCCGAGCACCCCAGCACCTGGGACGAGCACCTGCCAGCTCTCTCCTTTGCCTTCAATGTGACTCGCTCG gAGCCTACTAAAAACACACCATATTTCCAAATGTTCAATCGGAATCCTTGCATGTTGGAGTGTCCTCCTGAAGAGGACGGTGAAGGTACAAGTGTGTTTGCCAGAATCATAGCTGCGGTTAGACAGGCTGATGGAGTGGTGGAGAACAAGACACCAGCAGCGGGCCAG ATGGAGAGCAACAATTCGGATGAACTAAGTAAAAGCAAAGTTGTTAAAAAGAAAGCGAAGCAGTTAAATCCCTTTCATTTGAAAGTGGGTCATGAGGTTTTACGACAGAGGAAGAACTGGTGGAAGGACGGCCGCTTCCAGTCTGAGTGGGTCGGGCCTTGTGTCATCGACTACATTACAGAAAGTGGATGTGCTGTCCTCAGAGATAACACGGGAACCAGACTCAAACGACCTATCAAAATGTCCCACCTTAGGCCCTATGTGAGAGAGTCCAGTGAGCAGG acAGTCTTTATCTCTTGCAAGGTTCGATAGTGGCAGATCACGACTACATTGGGttacctgaaatcccagctgGAACATACCAGGCAAATATTCTGGTAGAAGATGCAACTATTGGGATAGCTGATAATGAATTATTGATATCAAGCAAGGATCATGAACTCTTAGAATATAGAAATTCCAAAATCTCTGCATTGGTAGAAGACCACAGCTCTCTTGAGAAACAGACTTTTAGTCTACTGGATTCTTCAAATCAAGTTCTCGAGTACTTAAGTTAG
- the Gin1 gene encoding gypsy retrotransposon integrase-like protein 1 isoform X2: MVRSGKNGDLHLKQIAYYKRTGEYHPTTLSSERSGIRRAAKKFVFKEKKLFYVGKDRKQNRLVVVSEEEKKKVLRECHENGPGVHHGISRTLTLVESGYYWTSVTNDVKQWVYACQHCQVAKNTVIVAPQQHLPMVGNPWSVVTVDLMGPFHTSNRSHVYAIIMTDLFTKWVMILPLCDVSASEISKAIINIFFLYGPPQKIIMDQRDEFIEQINVELYRLFGAKEIVISHASGSVNLAESTPGTIKTFLSKHCAEHPSTWDEHLPALSFAFNVTRSEPTKNTPYFQMFNRNPCMLECPPEEDGEGTSVFARIIAAVRQADGVVENKTPAAGQMESNNSDELSKSKVVKKKAKQLNPFHLKVGHEVLRQRKNWWKDGRFQSEWVGPCVIDYITESGCAVLRDNTGTRLKRPIKMSHLRPYVRESSEQDSLYLLQGSIVADHDYIGLPEIPAGTYQANILVEDATIGIADNELLISSKDHELLEYRNSKISALVEDHSSLEKQTFSLLDSSNQVLEYLS, from the exons ATGGTCCGTAGTGGGAAAAATGGTGACCTTCATCTTAAACAGATCGCATACTATAAGCGCACAGGGGAGTATCACCCAACTACACTGTCGAGTGAGAGAAGCGGCATAAGACGAGCAGCTAAGAAATTTGTCTTCAAAG aaaaaaagttgttttatgttggaaaagacagaaaacaaaatcgTCTGGTAGTTGTTtcggaagaggagaagaagaaagtgcTGAGAGAGTGCCATGAGAATGGCCCTGGTGTCCATCATGGCATTTCCAGAACCCTTACTCTAGTGGAGTCCGGCTACTACTGGACGTCCGTGACCAATGACGTCAAGCAGTGG GTATATGCTTGTCAGCATTGCCAAGTAGCAAAAAATACAGTTATCGTAGCACCTCAGCAGCACCTTCCCATGGTGGGAAACCCGTGGAGTGTAGTTACTGTTGATCTGATGGGACCTTTTCATACAAGCAACAGAAGTCATGTGTATGCTATAATCATGACAGATTTGTTCACAAAATGGGTTATGATTTTGCCTTTATGTGATGTTTCAGCATCAGAAATTTCTAAAGCTATTATCAATATATTTTTCCTATACGGACCTCCTCAGAAAATAATAATGGACCAAAGAGATGAATTCATTGAACAG aTCAATGTAGAACTATATAGATTATTTGGTGCGAAAGAGATTGTAATTTCTCATGCTTCTGGAAGTGTTAATCTGGCTGAAAGTACACCTGGCACCATCAAAACATTCCTCTCGAAGCACTGCGCCGAGCACCCCAGCACCTGGGACGAGCACCTGCCAGCTCTCTCCTTTGCCTTCAATGTGACTCGCTCG gAGCCTACTAAAAACACACCATATTTCCAAATGTTCAATCGGAATCCTTGCATGTTGGAGTGTCCTCCTGAAGAGGACGGTGAAGGTACAAGTGTGTTTGCCAGAATCATAGCTGCGGTTAGACAGGCTGATGGAGTGGTGGAGAACAAGACACCAGCAGCGGGCCAG ATGGAGAGCAACAATTCGGATGAACTAAGTAAAAGCAAAGTTGTTAAAAAGAAAGCGAAGCAGTTAAATCCCTTTCATTTGAAAGTGGGTCATGAGGTTTTACGACAGAGGAAGAACTGGTGGAAGGACGGCCGCTTCCAGTCTGAGTGGGTCGGGCCTTGTGTCATCGACTACATTACAGAAAGTGGATGTGCTGTCCTCAGAGATAACACGGGAACCAGACTCAAACGACCTATCAAAATGTCCCACCTTAGGCCCTATGTGAGAGAGTCCAGTGAGCAGG acAGTCTTTATCTCTTGCAAGGTTCGATAGTGGCAGATCACGACTACATTGGGttacctgaaatcccagctgGAACATACCAGGCAAATATTCTGGTAGAAGATGCAACTATTGGGATAGCTGATAATGAATTATTGATATCAAGCAAGGATCATGAACTCTTAGAATATAGAAATTCCAAAATCTCTGCATTGGTAGAAGACCACAGCTCTCTTGAGAAACAGACTTTTAGTCTACTGGATTCTTCAAATCAAGTTCTCGAGTACTTAAGTTAG
- the Gin1 gene encoding gypsy retrotransposon integrase-like protein 1 isoform X5, with the protein MVGNPWSVVTVDLMGPFHTSNRSHVYAIIMTDLFTKWVMILPLCDVSASEISKAIINIFFLYGPPQKIIMDQRDEFIEQINVELYRLFGAKEIVISHASGSVNLAESTPGTIKTFLSKHCAEHPSTWDEHLPALSFAFNVTRSEPTKNTPYFQMFNRNPCMLECPPEEDGEGTSVFARIIAAVRQADGVVENKTPAAGQMESNNSDELSKSKVVKKKAKQLNPFHLKVGHEVLRQRKNWWKDGRFQSEWVGPCVIDYITESGCAVLRDNTGTRLKRPIKMSHLRPYVRESSEQDSLYLLQGSIVADHDYIGLPEIPAGTYQANILVEDATIGIADNELLISSKDHELLEYRNSKISALVEDHSSLEKQTFSLLDSSNQVLEYLS; encoded by the exons ATGGTGGGAAACCCGTGGAGTGTAGTTACTGTTGATCTGATGGGACCTTTTCATACAAGCAACAGAAGTCATGTGTATGCTATAATCATGACAGATTTGTTCACAAAATGGGTTATGATTTTGCCTTTATGTGATGTTTCAGCATCAGAAATTTCTAAAGCTATTATCAATATATTTTTCCTATACGGACCTCCTCAGAAAATAATAATGGACCAAAGAGATGAATTCATTGAACAG aTCAATGTAGAACTATATAGATTATTTGGTGCGAAAGAGATTGTAATTTCTCATGCTTCTGGAAGTGTTAATCTGGCTGAAAGTACACCTGGCACCATCAAAACATTCCTCTCGAAGCACTGCGCCGAGCACCCCAGCACCTGGGACGAGCACCTGCCAGCTCTCTCCTTTGCCTTCAATGTGACTCGCTCG gAGCCTACTAAAAACACACCATATTTCCAAATGTTCAATCGGAATCCTTGCATGTTGGAGTGTCCTCCTGAAGAGGACGGTGAAGGTACAAGTGTGTTTGCCAGAATCATAGCTGCGGTTAGACAGGCTGATGGAGTGGTGGAGAACAAGACACCAGCAGCGGGCCAG ATGGAGAGCAACAATTCGGATGAACTAAGTAAAAGCAAAGTTGTTAAAAAGAAAGCGAAGCAGTTAAATCCCTTTCATTTGAAAGTGGGTCATGAGGTTTTACGACAGAGGAAGAACTGGTGGAAGGACGGCCGCTTCCAGTCTGAGTGGGTCGGGCCTTGTGTCATCGACTACATTACAGAAAGTGGATGTGCTGTCCTCAGAGATAACACGGGAACCAGACTCAAACGACCTATCAAAATGTCCCACCTTAGGCCCTATGTGAGAGAGTCCAGTGAGCAGG acAGTCTTTATCTCTTGCAAGGTTCGATAGTGGCAGATCACGACTACATTGGGttacctgaaatcccagctgGAACATACCAGGCAAATATTCTGGTAGAAGATGCAACTATTGGGATAGCTGATAATGAATTATTGATATCAAGCAAGGATCATGAACTCTTAGAATATAGAAATTCCAAAATCTCTGCATTGGTAGAAGACCACAGCTCTCTTGAGAAACAGACTTTTAGTCTACTGGATTCTTCAAATCAAGTTCTCGAGTACTTAAGTTAG